One window of Mercenaria mercenaria strain notata unplaced genomic scaffold, MADL_Memer_1 contig_3790, whole genome shotgun sequence genomic DNA carries:
- the LOC128553405 gene encoding uncharacterized protein LOC128553405, which translates to MLIITHGKSFTKTSLFTNVDSIVPAKPDLEDFWRVESIGILDKQNTSDDEMAMKMFLDYLQFENGRYQVTWPLTEDCPDLPVNRELAVGRLKSCVNKMKNKPDLLQKYVAVMKDQLSKGVIEKVVQSKTAGLVHNLPHHAVITPQKATTKIRVVYDASARTRKENKSLKECMYRGPVMLQDLCGMLLRFRIQHVAVVADIEKAFLQIGLQSNQREGTRFLWLRDFEKPIFDADNIQEYRFCRVPFGVISSPFLLGATVDYHLKSENDEIAEKLRNNIYVDNVISGAENTSEAIKLYTTSKSMFADASMNLRERITNSEVVNEFIPKEDRAFTYSVKVLGHCWNVKEDTINLLKPKVVLDQQELTKRSVLKCFASVFDPLGLLSPVLLQGKVLLQSLWQKNHDWDEEISTEDRMKMSDTVSDINKIDTFHTPRKVCELHGTVTYSLLCFCDASEKAYSTVIYLHTHQA; encoded by the coding sequence ATGCTTATTATTACgcacggtaaaagttttacaAAGACAAGTTTGTTCACCAATGTGGATAGTATAGTACCTGCGAAACCTGATCTAGAGGACTTTTGGAGAGTAGAGTCCATTGGTATTTTAGATAAACAAAACACTTCCGACGATGAAATGGCCATGAAAATGTTTCTAGATTATCTACAGTTTGAAAATGGACGTTATCAGGTCACATGGCCTTTGACTGAAGACTGTCCGGATTTACCAGTAAATAGAGAGCTGGCTGTTGGTCGTTTGAAAAGTTgtgtaaacaaaatgaaaaacaaacctgATCTATTACAGAAATACGTTGCAGTGATGAAGGATCAACTGAGCAAGGGTGTTATTGAGAAAGTAGTACAGTCAAAAACAGCGGGCTTGGTACACAACTTACCTCACCACGCGGTTATTACACCACAAAAGGCAACAACAAAGATACGAGTCGTATACGACGCATCCGCAAGAAcacgaaaagaaaacaaaagcttaAAAGAGTGCATGTATAGAGGACCTGTGATGCTTCAAGACCTCTGTGGTATGCTACTACGATTTAGAATACAACATGTAGCAGTAGTTGCTGACATAGAAAAGGCGTTTCTCCAGATTGGATTGCAGTCTAATCAACGTGAGGGGACACGATTTCTTTGGCTGAGGGACTTTGAAAAACCTATATTTGATGCTGATAATATTCAGGAATACCGATTTTGCAGAGTACCTTTCGGTGTCATCAGCAGTCCGTTTCTACTGGGAGCTACTGTAGATTACCATTTAAAATCTGAAAACGATGAAATCGCAGAAAAGCTAAGAAACAACATATATGTAGATAATGTTATATCTGGAGCCGAAAATACAAGTGAAGCTATTAAGTTATACACAACGTCGAAATCGATGTTTGCAGACGCATCCATGAATTTAAGGGAAAGGATAACGAATAGCGAGGTGGTTAATGAGTTCATTCCGAAAGAGGACAGAGCATTCACTTACTCAGTAAAAGTTCTTGGACATTGCTGGAATGTCAAAGAAGACACGATAAATTTGTTAAAACCGAAGGTCGTGTTGGATCAGCAAGAGTTGACAAAACGTAGCGTGTTAAAATGTTTTGCTTCCGTCTTTGATCCTCTTGGGTTACTTTCGCCAGTACTCTTACAAGGAAAAGTGCTTCTACAATCGTTATGGCAGAAAAATCACGATTGGGACGAAGAAATAAGTactgaagatcgaatgaaaatgTCCGACACTGTATCAGACATCAACAAGATAGACACATTTCATACACCAAGGAAGGTTTGTGAACTTCATGGAACAGTAACGTATTCCTTGTTGTGTTTCTGTGATGCCTCAGAGAAAGCATATTCTACGGTTATATATCTTCACACACATCAAGCTTAA
- the LOC128553406 gene encoding uncharacterized protein LOC128553406: MFKKFQSEIDVIRAKKTICRQQQLGLFLDEQGLMRCKGRLENAKLSEGVRQPILLPQNDHLTELIIERTHKELLHNGISQTLAKTRQKFWIIHGRATVKSVLNKCVLCRRHEGGSYKMPPMSSLPSSRVTESTPNSRTDLDYFGPIYLKTSGEEKKAWIC; encoded by the coding sequence ATGTTcaagaaatttcaaagtgaaattgaTGTTATCCGTGCCAAAAAGACCATTTGCAGACAACAACAGTTAGGTCTATTTCTTGACGAACAAGGGCTTATGCGCTGTAAAGGAAGACTCGAAAATGCTAAACTGAGTGAAGGGGTCAGACAGCCCATTTTGTTACCGCAAAATGATCACCTTACTGAACTGATTATAGAAAGAACACACAAAGAGTTATTGCATAATGGTATCTCGCAGACACTTGCTAAAACAAGACAAAAATTTTGGATCATACATGGTCGAGCAACGGTCAAGTCCGTTTTAAACAAATGTGTATTGTGTAGACGTCATGAAGGTGGTAGTTACAAAATGCCACCAATGTCTTCACTGCCATCGTCAAGAGTGACTGAATCAACACCAAATTCGAGAACAGATTTAGACTATTTCGGTCCAATTTACCTTAAAACATCTGGTGAAGAGAAGAAGGCTTGGATTTGTTAA